Proteins co-encoded in one Neodiprion lecontei isolate iyNeoLeco1 chromosome 3, iyNeoLeco1.1, whole genome shotgun sequence genomic window:
- the LOC107227866 gene encoding mitogen-activated protein kinase 15-like isoform X1 produces MSGKSSMEKVSEIDTHVTKQYDIIRRLGKGAYGIVWKAVDKRSKETVAVKKIFDAFRNQTDAQRTFREIMFLLSFANHENIIQLIGLHKANNNKDIYLVFEYMETDLHNVIKRGNILQDIHKVFIMYQLFKAIKYIHSGNVIHRDLKPSNILLNAQCHCKIADFGLARSVTQICEGDRESGSDPTLTDYVATRWYRAPEILIASKRYTKGIDMWSLGCILGEMLLEKPLFPGSSTINQVERIMGTLPHPTEEDLNSVSAGYGTNLLEKTPPGPRRSIRELLPNVSESAINLINKLIVFNPNRRLTAIEALEHPYVADFHTKGNEPERGSNVVPLLRDDVQLSVDDYRNKLYAMMDEKHKKHNNMSKSRIRRLSEHIRKETSSGVGQGDGTAKKGLHLSYEDLRKDKTRAEAYKQLQSENRVQLAATKKLNGPTYINGNGRNGKPQLVNVDVMAGDRASQQNGRNTTAQYAYNLMNGPFKNLPPGQAKSCLYLSQQHNLSKSQRSIQSDQVTLYGPSGRLGLQSNHQKLRRSTRPQLVHRIPPANNNNLQTKVNLPKRMNQDSPMNAKYLTKMPNNLTKHFATSHHSTSQNQTIQNYFNQTMPVHLQRERIPTGQIKNTTYTNRPTAECISNISNYIHNTNSVSGSLDNHNRVRSAVLRAQTAKNNLRHSATQKPIATIRNFRSLNTYNQSHGTITASAYKDLRNGNIRW; encoded by the exons ATGTCTGGTAAAAGCAGTATGGAAAAGGTATCTGAAATCGACACACATGTCACTAAGCAGTATGACATTATTCGAAGGCTCGGCAAAGGG GCTTACGGAATCGTCTGGAAAGCAGTAGATAAACGGTCCAAAGAGACTGTAGCAgtgaaaaagatttttgatGCATTCCGGAATCAAACAGATGCTCAACGTACCTTTCGTGAAATTATGTTCTTGTTGTCATTTGCTAACcatgaaaatattatccaaCTCATAGGACTGCACAAGGCAAACAACAACAAGGACATTTACCTTGTCTTCGAATACATGG AAACTGATTTACACAATGTGATAAAACGGGGCAATATTTTGCAAGACATTCACAAGGTGTTCATAATGTACCAGCTTTTCAAGGCAATTAAATATATCCACTCGGGAAACGTGATACACAGAGATCTGAAG CCATCTAACATTCTCCTTAATGCGCAATGTCACTGCAAAATTGCTGACTTTGGACTGGCTCGATCTGTTACTCAGATATGCGAAGGTGATAGGGAATCGGGAAGCGATCCGACACTCACGGATTATGTCGCCACTCGCTGGTACAGAGCGCCAGAGATCCTTATTGCATCGAAGCG GTACACAAAAGGCATAGACATGTGGTCTTTGGGATGCATTTTAGGTGAAATGCTACTAGAAAAACCTCTTTTTCCTGGTTCCTCTACGATAAATCAGGTAGAAAGGATAATGGGGACTTTGCCACATCCTACAGAAGAAG atTTAAACTCCGTTAGCGCAGGATATGGTACAAATTTATTAGAGAAGACGCCCCCGGGTCCACGTCGCTCCATTAGAGAACTTCTGCCAAATGTTTCTGAGAGtgcaataaatttaataaataaattgattgtcTTCAATCCCAATCGCAGATTAACAGCAATTGAGGCTTTAGAACATCCGTATGTTGCTGA TTTCCATACTAAAGGCAATGAGCCAGAAAGGGGATCGAACGTTGTACCTTTGCTCAGAGATGATGTACAGTTGTCGGTAGATGATTATAGAAACAAACTTTATGCTATGATGGACGAAAAGcacaaaaaacacaacaacAT GTCGAAATCTAGGATCAGGAGGCTGTCAGAACACATTCGGAAGGAGACTAGCAGCGGTGTTGGTCAAGGAGATGGAACCGCGAAAAAAGGTCTTCATTTATCGTATGAGGATCTACGCAAGGACAAAACTCGAGCCGAGGCCTACAAACAGCTACAAAGTGAAAACCGTG TCCAACTTGCTGCAACTAAAAAGCTAAATGGTCCAACGTATATAAATGGAAATGGTCGGAATGGAAAACCACAATTAGTTAATGTGGATGTAATGGCGGGTGACAGAGCTTCGCAGCAAAATG GAAGAAATACAACGGCACAATATGCGTACAATCTAATGAATGGTCCATTCAAAAACCTTCCTCCAGGCCAAGCAAAGAGCTGCTTATACCTGAGTCAACAACATAATTTGTCTAAATCTCAACGTTCAATACAATCAGACCAAGTAACTCTC TATGGCCCGAGCGGTCGGCTTGGTCTGCAATCGAATCATCAAAAGCTACGACGTAGTACAAGACCACAGCTAGTACACAGAATACCACCAgcaaacaataataatctGCAAACAAAAGTGAATCTACCGAAGCGCATGAATCAAGATAGTCCAATGAATGCCAAATACCTCACAAAAATGCCAAATAATCTCACAAAACACTTTGCAACTTCGCACCATTCTACATCCCAGAATCaaacaattcaaaattattttaatcaaacTATGCCTGTGCATTTGCAGAGGGAGCGAATTCCCACTGGCCAAATTAAAAACACTACTTATACCAATCGTCCAACTGCAGAATGCATAAGTAATATCAGCAACTACATCCATAATACAAATTCAGTCTCTGGGTCGTTAGATAATCATAATAGAGTAAGAAGCGCAGTGTTGCGTGCTCAAACGGCCAAGAATAATTTGAGGCATAGTGCTACTCAGAAACCAATAGCAAcaattagaaatttcagatCTCTAAATACCTACAATCAAAGTCATGGGACTATCACAGCCTCTGCATATAAAGATTTGAGGAATGGTAATATCCGGTGGTAA
- the LOC107227866 gene encoding extracellular signal-regulated kinase 2-like isoform X3: MSGKSSMEKVSEIDTHVTKQYDIIRRLGKGAYGIVWKAVDKRSKETVAVKKIFDAFRNQTDAQRTFREIMFLLSFANHENIIQLIGLHKANNNKDIYLVFEYMETDLHNVIKRGNILQDIHKVFIMYQLFKAIKYIHSGNVIHRDLKPSNILLNAQCHCKIADFGLARSVTQICEGDRESGSDPTLTDYVATRWYRAPEILIASKRYTKGIDMWSLGCILGEMLLEKPLFPGSSTINQVERIMGTLPHPTEEDLNSVSAGYGTNLLEKTPPGPRRSIRELLPNVSESAINLINKLIVFNPNRRLTAIEALEHPYVADFHTKGNEPERGSNVVPLLRDDVQLSVDDYRNKLYAMMDEKHKKHNNMSKSRIRRLSEHIRKETSSGVGQGDGTAKKGLHLSYEDLRKDKTRAEAYKQLQSENRVQLAATKKLNGPTYINGNGRNGKPQLVNVDVMAGDRASQQNGRNTTAQYAYNLMNGPFKNLPPGQAKSCLYLSQQHNLSKSQRSIQSDQVTLVTCRMGFI, translated from the exons ATGTCTGGTAAAAGCAGTATGGAAAAGGTATCTGAAATCGACACACATGTCACTAAGCAGTATGACATTATTCGAAGGCTCGGCAAAGGG GCTTACGGAATCGTCTGGAAAGCAGTAGATAAACGGTCCAAAGAGACTGTAGCAgtgaaaaagatttttgatGCATTCCGGAATCAAACAGATGCTCAACGTACCTTTCGTGAAATTATGTTCTTGTTGTCATTTGCTAACcatgaaaatattatccaaCTCATAGGACTGCACAAGGCAAACAACAACAAGGACATTTACCTTGTCTTCGAATACATGG AAACTGATTTACACAATGTGATAAAACGGGGCAATATTTTGCAAGACATTCACAAGGTGTTCATAATGTACCAGCTTTTCAAGGCAATTAAATATATCCACTCGGGAAACGTGATACACAGAGATCTGAAG CCATCTAACATTCTCCTTAATGCGCAATGTCACTGCAAAATTGCTGACTTTGGACTGGCTCGATCTGTTACTCAGATATGCGAAGGTGATAGGGAATCGGGAAGCGATCCGACACTCACGGATTATGTCGCCACTCGCTGGTACAGAGCGCCAGAGATCCTTATTGCATCGAAGCG GTACACAAAAGGCATAGACATGTGGTCTTTGGGATGCATTTTAGGTGAAATGCTACTAGAAAAACCTCTTTTTCCTGGTTCCTCTACGATAAATCAGGTAGAAAGGATAATGGGGACTTTGCCACATCCTACAGAAGAAG atTTAAACTCCGTTAGCGCAGGATATGGTACAAATTTATTAGAGAAGACGCCCCCGGGTCCACGTCGCTCCATTAGAGAACTTCTGCCAAATGTTTCTGAGAGtgcaataaatttaataaataaattgattgtcTTCAATCCCAATCGCAGATTAACAGCAATTGAGGCTTTAGAACATCCGTATGTTGCTGA TTTCCATACTAAAGGCAATGAGCCAGAAAGGGGATCGAACGTTGTACCTTTGCTCAGAGATGATGTACAGTTGTCGGTAGATGATTATAGAAACAAACTTTATGCTATGATGGACGAAAAGcacaaaaaacacaacaacAT GTCGAAATCTAGGATCAGGAGGCTGTCAGAACACATTCGGAAGGAGACTAGCAGCGGTGTTGGTCAAGGAGATGGAACCGCGAAAAAAGGTCTTCATTTATCGTATGAGGATCTACGCAAGGACAAAACTCGAGCCGAGGCCTACAAACAGCTACAAAGTGAAAACCGTG TCCAACTTGCTGCAACTAAAAAGCTAAATGGTCCAACGTATATAAATGGAAATGGTCGGAATGGAAAACCACAATTAGTTAATGTGGATGTAATGGCGGGTGACAGAGCTTCGCAGCAAAATG GAAGAAATACAACGGCACAATATGCGTACAATCTAATGAATGGTCCATTCAAAAACCTTCCTCCAGGCCAAGCAAAGAGCTGCTTATACCTGAGTCAACAACATAATTTGTCTAAATCTCAACGTTCAATACAATCAGACCAAGTAACTCTC GTGACTTGTCGTATGGGATTCATTTAg
- the LOC107227866 gene encoding mitogen-activated protein kinase 15-like isoform X2: MRNVTAKLLTLDWLDLLLRYAKVIGNREAIRHSRIMSPLAGTERQRSLLHRSVRFRYTKGIDMWSLGCILGEMLLEKPLFPGSSTINQVERIMGTLPHPTEEDLNSVSAGYGTNLLEKTPPGPRRSIRELLPNVSESAINLINKLIVFNPNRRLTAIEALEHPYVADFHTKGNEPERGSNVVPLLRDDVQLSVDDYRNKLYAMMDEKHKKHNNMSKSRIRRLSEHIRKETSSGVGQGDGTAKKGLHLSYEDLRKDKTRAEAYKQLQSENRVQLAATKKLNGPTYINGNGRNGKPQLVNVDVMAGDRASQQNGRNTTAQYAYNLMNGPFKNLPPGQAKSCLYLSQQHNLSKSQRSIQSDQVTLYGPSGRLGLQSNHQKLRRSTRPQLVHRIPPANNNNLQTKVNLPKRMNQDSPMNAKYLTKMPNNLTKHFATSHHSTSQNQTIQNYFNQTMPVHLQRERIPTGQIKNTTYTNRPTAECISNISNYIHNTNSVSGSLDNHNRVRSAVLRAQTAKNNLRHSATQKPIATIRNFRSLNTYNQSHGTITASAYKDLRNGNIRW, translated from the exons ATGCGCAATGTCACTGCAAAATTGCTGACTTTGGACTGGCTCGATCTGTTACTCAGATATGCGAAGGTGATAGGGAATCGGGAAGCGATCCGACACTCACGGATTATGTCGCCACTCGCTGGTACAGAGCGCCAGAGATCCTTATTGCATCGAAGCG TACGCTTCAGGTACACAAAAGGCATAGACATGTGGTCTTTGGGATGCATTTTAGGTGAAATGCTACTAGAAAAACCTCTTTTTCCTGGTTCCTCTACGATAAATCAGGTAGAAAGGATAATGGGGACTTTGCCACATCCTACAGAAGAAG atTTAAACTCCGTTAGCGCAGGATATGGTACAAATTTATTAGAGAAGACGCCCCCGGGTCCACGTCGCTCCATTAGAGAACTTCTGCCAAATGTTTCTGAGAGtgcaataaatttaataaataaattgattgtcTTCAATCCCAATCGCAGATTAACAGCAATTGAGGCTTTAGAACATCCGTATGTTGCTGA TTTCCATACTAAAGGCAATGAGCCAGAAAGGGGATCGAACGTTGTACCTTTGCTCAGAGATGATGTACAGTTGTCGGTAGATGATTATAGAAACAAACTTTATGCTATGATGGACGAAAAGcacaaaaaacacaacaacAT GTCGAAATCTAGGATCAGGAGGCTGTCAGAACACATTCGGAAGGAGACTAGCAGCGGTGTTGGTCAAGGAGATGGAACCGCGAAAAAAGGTCTTCATTTATCGTATGAGGATCTACGCAAGGACAAAACTCGAGCCGAGGCCTACAAACAGCTACAAAGTGAAAACCGTG TCCAACTTGCTGCAACTAAAAAGCTAAATGGTCCAACGTATATAAATGGAAATGGTCGGAATGGAAAACCACAATTAGTTAATGTGGATGTAATGGCGGGTGACAGAGCTTCGCAGCAAAATG GAAGAAATACAACGGCACAATATGCGTACAATCTAATGAATGGTCCATTCAAAAACCTTCCTCCAGGCCAAGCAAAGAGCTGCTTATACCTGAGTCAACAACATAATTTGTCTAAATCTCAACGTTCAATACAATCAGACCAAGTAACTCTC TATGGCCCGAGCGGTCGGCTTGGTCTGCAATCGAATCATCAAAAGCTACGACGTAGTACAAGACCACAGCTAGTACACAGAATACCACCAgcaaacaataataatctGCAAACAAAAGTGAATCTACCGAAGCGCATGAATCAAGATAGTCCAATGAATGCCAAATACCTCACAAAAATGCCAAATAATCTCACAAAACACTTTGCAACTTCGCACCATTCTACATCCCAGAATCaaacaattcaaaattattttaatcaaacTATGCCTGTGCATTTGCAGAGGGAGCGAATTCCCACTGGCCAAATTAAAAACACTACTTATACCAATCGTCCAACTGCAGAATGCATAAGTAATATCAGCAACTACATCCATAATACAAATTCAGTCTCTGGGTCGTTAGATAATCATAATAGAGTAAGAAGCGCAGTGTTGCGTGCTCAAACGGCCAAGAATAATTTGAGGCATAGTGCTACTCAGAAACCAATAGCAAcaattagaaatttcagatCTCTAAATACCTACAATCAAAGTCATGGGACTATCACAGCCTCTGCATATAAAGATTTGAGGAATGGTAATATCCGGTGGTAA